DNA sequence from the Thalassotalea sp. 273M-4 genome:
CTACAGCTAAGGTAAGCCAGCCGTATTCAAATGCGGCACCAATTTTAGCTTGTGGACCTAGCTCAACTAACGCACCACCTTCAGCAATTGCTGTTGCCGTTTGTAGCTCTTGCGCCACAATATTGGTTAGAGTCATACCTAAATTAATATGCTCGTTTAACTCTACTAACATCCCTAGGTCGGCATTAAAGGCTGTTTTTTCAGTTAGATATTCATCTTCACCGATATCATCTAAATCAGCATTATCGACTCCAACCGCATAGTGATACACACTGATTTTTTGCATTTTAGGCATAACACTAAAAGACACGGGTATACCATCAAAATCAACCATATGAGTAAAAGCTAAACCCGCTTCACCAACCACTAAACCTTGAGCGACAACTTCAGATTGCAAATCGTCATCAACGTTAAAGTTCACTTCACCACTGATTGGATCAACATAGTTCAAGGCTAATTCTTCTGGCATACAACTACCGGTCAGATTCATATTAGCCTGGTAACAGTCTTCGTAAGCTCTTAAGTCGCTCGATAAGCCCGTTAATGTTTCGGCGTCGCGATAGTGAATCTCACCACCCACGCTCGCTCCTACATTAACCTTCAAACCAAAACCCAATGTTTGGCTCGGTACAGCAAGTGAGACAATGGCCCCGGCATCAGCTTCAATACGACGATCTGAAATCTCTTCTAAGTCACCCGATAAACGATCTGCAACTTCGGCAACATGGTTATAGCTACCAGGGTAACCGGCCATGTCAATGGCATACTCAAGTTCGTCAATACTGTCTTTATCTTGAAACTCATCTAAGGCATCAACGAATTCATCTTCATCGTTAACACCTAAAGTAATCGTTGGCAGAGAAAGAAACCAACTATCTCTTACTTTTACCGATGACAAAATTGCAGGGTTGTGGGTCATTGCATTAGTAATGTCGGTAACGGCGATACCAACGCCACCCATAGCTAAGGACTTTGCTTGATTTGTGGTTGAAAGGCTTGAAGCATTTACTGAGCAAGACAACAGAGCAATACCAACACCTAGCGCTACTTTATTTTTCATATATTCCATACCAAATAAAAAGCAGGCTCACTGAAGCGAAGTAAAACCATATGAGAAGTGTTTAGTTTGCTTCTGATATTGTCTTTTCATAAAACATGACAACCAAGCGCATCTGCTTGAGTCATTTTTTACACCCGATTCAACAAGCCAGCAGGGATAATTATGGCGCGAATTTAACAGAGCAACCCTAGCCTTTCAAAGGTTTTTTTACATATATTATCGAACGGTTTCTTTTTGTACTTTTTTATAATCAGAGCCTAAAAACCAAGCGTCATCTATAGCTAAAAATTATTTCAAAACTTAGGCTAAAAGCCTTATATAACAAGGGTTGCGACCAATAACGAAATCACAACATAATTAACAATTCGCCAA
Encoded proteins:
- the traF gene encoding conjugal transfer protein TraF — encoded protein: MKNKVALGVGIALLSCSVNASSLSTTNQAKSLAMGGVGIAVTDITNAMTHNPAILSSVKVRDSWFLSLPTITLGVNDEDEFVDALDEFQDKDSIDELEYAIDMAGYPGSYNHVAEVADRLSGDLEEISDRRIEADAGAIVSLAVPSQTLGFGLKVNVGASVGGEIHYRDAETLTGLSSDLRAYEDCYQANMNLTGSCMPEELALNYVDPISGEVNFNVDDDLQSEVVAQGLVVGEAGLAFTHMVDFDGIPVSFSVMPKMQKISVYHYAVGVDNADLDDIGEDEYLTEKTAFNADLGMLVELNEHINLGMTLTNIVAQELQTATAIAEGGALVELGPQAKIGAAFEYGWLTLAVDADLTKNKVPFCPDEQVVAFGAELDAWDVAKIRVGFQHDLENADGDLISAGFGLNLLGLTLDIGAATNDDVAIASLQLGYKW